In one Halictus rubicundus isolate RS-2024b chromosome 14, iyHalRubi1_principal, whole genome shotgun sequence genomic region, the following are encoded:
- the Beta-spec gene encoding spectrin beta chain isoform X1 produces the protein MTTDISVVRGGWDPTLQQEIVDEYEYDGGNSSSRLFERSRIKALAGERELVQKKTFQKWVNSHLVRCSCRIGDLYVDLRDGKMLIKLLEILSGERLPRPTKGKMRIHCLENVDKALQFLREQRVHLENMGSHDIVDGNPRLSLGLIWTIILRFQIQDITIEETDNQETKSAKDALLLWCQMKTAGYHNVNVRNFTTSWRDGLAFNAIIHKHRPDLIQFDKLSKANAIYNLNNAFNVAEDKLGLTKLLDAEDIFVDHPDEKSIITYVVTYYHYFSKMKQETVQGKRIGKVVGIAMENDRMIHEYESLTSDLLRWIEGTIEALGDRRFANSLVGVQSQLSQFSNYRTVEKPPKFVEKGNLEVLLFTLQSKMRANNQKPYTPREGKMISDINKAWERLEKAEHERELALREELIRQEKLEQLAARFNRKASMRETWLSENQRLVSQDNFGFDLAAVEAAAKKHEAIETDIFAYEERVQAVMAVSQELEAENYHDIERINARKDNVLRLWTYLLELLRARRMRLELSLQLQQNFQEMLYILDSMEEIKMRLLTDDYGKHLMGVEDLLQKHSLVEADINVLGERVKAVVQQSQRFLEHGEGYRPCDPTIIVERVQQLEDAYAELVRLAVERRARLEESRKLWQFYWDMADEENWIKEKEQIVSTGDIGHDLTTINLLLSKHKALENEIQSHEPQLMSVAAVGDELVRQQHFGSDRITERLQEILGMWNHLLDLAAFRRKRLEEAVDYHQLFADADDIDIWMLDTLRLVSSEDVGRDEANVQSLLKKHKDVTDELKNYGTTIDQLHQQASGLGEQDAKSPEVLERLASIDSRYKELMELAKLRKQRLLDALSLYKLFSESDGVEQWIGEKNRMLETMVPAKDIEDVEIMKHRYNGFEKEMYANASRVAVVNQLARQLLHVEHPNSEQIVARQNELNQKWAELREKADHKRDALNSAHGVQTFHIECRETVSWIEDKKRILQQTDSLEMDLTGVMTLQRRLSGMERDLAAIQAKLDALELEAQNIQQQNLEDPEVIRDRIAQIHTIWEQLTQMLKERDAKLEEAGDLHRFLRDLDHFQAWLTKTQTDVASEDTPTTLADAEKLLTQHQNIKEEIDNYTGDYQKMMEYGERLTSEAGDGDTQYMFLRERLNALKMGWEELHQMWVNRQILLSNSLNLQVFDRDARQAEVLLSQQEHILGKDETPVNFEQAEQMIKRHEAFMTTMDANDEKINSVVQFATRLVDQAHFAADKVKKKAENINERRQINRDKANQYMEKLKDQLQLQMFLQDCEELGEWVQEKHITAQDETYRSAKTVHSKWTRHQAFEAEIASNKDRLQQLQQAAEELIQQKPDLAEIIKPKVAELADQFEELETTTHDKGERLFDANREVLIHQTCDDIDSWMNELEKQIESTDTGSDLASVNILMQKQQMIETQMAVKAKQVTELDKQAEHLQRTVPDDKMEEIKCKKEKVAQRFAQLKAPLIDRQRHLEKKKEAFQFRRDVEDEKLWIAEKMPQATSSEYGNSLFNVHMLKKKNQSLRTEIENHEPRINLVCNNGQKLIDEGHEDSSEFQRLISELTEKWKELKDAVDDRNKHLLQNEKAQQYFFDATEAESWMSEQELYMMVEDRGKDEISAQNLMKKHESLEHAVEDYADTIRQLGETARQLINDQHPLADQIAVKQSQVDKLYAGLKDLAGERRAKLDEALQLFMLNREVDDLEQWIAERELVAGSHELGQDYDHVTLLWERFKEFARDTEATGSDRVAAVNGIADSLIAAGHSDAATIAEWKDGLNEVWQDLLELIETRTQMLQASRELHKFFHDCKDVLGRILEKQNAMSDELGRDAGSVSALQRKHANFMQDLSTLQSQVTQIQEESAKLQASYAGDKAVEITNREGEVVASWNNLQSLCEERRAKLEDTGDLFRFFNMVRTLMIWMDDVVRQMNTSEKPRDVAGVELLMNNHQSLKAEIDAREDNLLACINLGKDLLARNHYASTQIKEKLAALTDHRNALLHRWEERWENLQLILEVYQFARDAAVAEAWLIAQEPYLMSQELGHTIDEVENLIKKHEAFEKSAAAQEERFSALHRLTTFELKELKRREQEREEEERRKKEEAAAAEAARLAKATPVTSPDEPPSERAEAEGVTSGERTAGEDESHVAHRKASTRTPQPQDKPKEVHAQKPARLSMRRGTSPPATPSPTKPPQGVSVPTTPKGGSGSESGTLRRKERSRSKSPFRSFRWRKSAKSPSLDRSGVSDDEHSISEQRSPTDDEFEGVLQRKHEWENTTKKASNRSWHKVYMVVRGQSLFAYTDQKSYKAAPDQSHKGEAPLDLRGATITVANDYTKKKHVFRVKSQSGSDFLFQAKDDTEMNEWVTALNQSAQGASGAGTSRAHTLPAPTQAETKRRSFFTLKKN, from the exons ATGACGACCGACATCTCGGTGGTGCGAGGGGGTTGGGACCCCACGCTACAACAAGAGATTGTCGATGAGTACGAATACGACGGGGGAAACTCGAGCTCGAGACTCTTCGAACGTTCACGAATCAAGGCGTTAGCTG GTGAACGTGAATTAGTACAAAAGAAGACTTTCCAGAAATGGGTGAATTCCCATTTGGTTCGATGCTCGTGCCGAATCGGCGATCTGTACGTCGATCTTCGGGACGGGAAGATGCTGATAAAACTCCTGGAGATCCTTTCCGGAGAACGTTTGCCGCGGCCAACGAAAGGAAAAATGCGAATACACTGTTTGGAAAACGTCGACAAAGCGTTGCAATTCTTGCGGGAGCAGAGGGTGCACCTGGAGAACATGGGATCCCACGATATAGTCGACGGGAATCCGCGATTGAGCTTGGGTCTGATCTGGACCATCATCCTTCGTTTCCAAATTCAGGACATCACTATCGAGGAGACCGACAACCAAGAGACAAAGTCAGCGAAAGACGCTTTGCTGCTCTGGTGTCAGATGAAAACGGCCGGCTATCATAACGTCAACGTGAGGAATTTCACCACTTCCTGGCGCGACGGTCTGGCCTTTAACGCCATCATCCATAAGCACAGACCGGATCTGATCCAGTTCGACAAGCTTTCCAAGGCGAACGCTATCTACAACTTGAACAATGCGTTCAACGTTGCCGAGGACAAACTCGGACTGACCAAACTCCTGGACGCCGAGGACATATTCGTCGACCACCCGGACGAGAAGTCTATCATCACCTACGTGGTCACTTACTATCACTACTTCTCCAAGATGAAGCAAGAGACTGTTCAGGGCAAGAGGATAGGCAAGGTTGTCGGCATCGCCATGGAAAACGATCGCATGATCCACGAGTACGAGAGCCTGACGAGCGACTTGTTGCGGTGGATAGAGGGCACCATAGAGGCCCTCGGTGACCGTAGGTTCGCCAACTCGTTGGTGGGCGTGCAATCCCAGCTCTCTCAGTTCTCCAACTACCGTACCGTAGAGAAACCGCCCAAGTTTGTAGAGAAGGGCAACTTGGAAGTGCTGCTGTTCACGCTGCAGTCAAAGATGAGGGCTAACAATCAAAAACCCTACACGCCCAGGGAGGGCAAGATGATATCAGACATCAACAAGGCTTGGGAGCGACTGGAGAAGGCCGAGCACGAAAGGGAGCTGGCTCTGCGCGAGGAGCTGATTCGCCAGGAGAAACTCGAACAATTGGCAGCGAGGTTCAATCGTAAGGCTAGCATGAGGGAAACCTGGTTGTCCGAGAACCAGCGTCTGGTCTCCCAGGATAATTTCGGTTTCGACTTGGCCGCGGTGGAAGCCGCAGCCAAGAAACACGAGGCCATCGAAACGGACATATTCGCTTACGAGGAGAGAGTCCAGGCCGTGATGGCAGTGTCCCAAGAATTGGAGGCCGAGAACTACCACGACATCGAGCGAATCAACGCTCGCAAGGACAACGTTCTCAGACTATGGACCTACCTGCTGGAATTGTTGCGCGCCAGAAGGATGAGGTTGGAGCTGTCTCTTCAGCTGCAACAGAACTTCCAGGAGATGCTGTACATCCTGGACAGCATGGAGGAGATCAAGATGCGGTTGTTGACCGACGACTATGGAAAACATTTGATGGGCGTGGAGGACCTTCTGCAGAAGCATTCTCTGGTCGAGGCAGACATCAACGTCCTCGGCGAGAGGGTGAAGGCCGTCGTGCAACAGAGTCAGAGGTTCCTCGAGCACGGAGAGGGATACAGACCCTGCGATCCTACGATCATCGTCGAACGCGTGCAACAGCTCGAGGATGCTTACGCCGAATTGGTTCGTCTAGCGGTGGAACGCAGAGCCAGGCTCGAGGAGTCTCGCAAACTCTGGCAGTTCTATTGGGACATGGCCGACGAGGAGAACTGGATCAAGGAGAAAGAACAGATAGTGTCGACCGGGGACATCGGTCACGATTTGACCACCATAAACTTGCTGCTGTCGAAGCACAAAGCGTTGGAGAACGAAATTCAATCCCACGAACCTCAATTGATGTCGGTAGCCGCGGTCGGCGACGAACTGGTCCGCCAGCAACACTTCGGCTCCGATCGTATCACGGAGAGGCTCCAAGAGATCTTAGGAATGTGGAATCATCTTCTCGACCTGGCTGCCTTCAGAAGAAAGCGATTGGAAGAGGCCGTCGACTACCATCAGCTGTTCGCCGATGCCGACGACATAGACATTTGGATGTTGGACACTCTGAGATTGGTGTCGTCGGAGGACGTCGGAAGAGACGAGGCAAACGTTCAGTCGTTGTTGAAGAAACACAAGGACGTCACCGACGAGCTGAAGAACTATGGCACCACGATCGACCAGCTTCATCAGCAGGCATCCGGTCTTGGGGAGCAAGATGCCAAGTCGCCGGAAGTATTGGAGAGGCTGGCATCCATCGATTCCAGGTACAAGGAGCTCATGGAACTGGCCAAGCTGCGTAAACAGAGACTGCTGGACGCTCTGTCTTTGTACAAGTTGTTCAGCGAGTCGGACGGAGTCGAGCAGTGGATAGGCGAGAAGAACAGGATGCTGGAGACCATGGTGCCGGCCAAGGATATCGAGGACGTGGAGATCATGAAGCACAGGTACAACGGCTTCGAGAAAGAGATGTACGCGAACGCTTCCCGGGTAGCCGTGGTGAATCAATTGGCTAGGCAGTTGTTGCACGTGGAGCATCCGAACTCCGAGCAGATAGTCGCCAGGCAGAACGAGCTGAATCAGAAGTGGGCCGAGTTGAGGGAGAAGGCGGACCATAAACGGGACGCGCTGAACTCCGCTCATGGCGTGCAGACCTTCCACATCGAGTGCAGGGAGACGGTGTCATGGATAGAGGACAAGAAACGAATTCTCCAACAGACCGACAGCCTCGAGATGGATCTGACCGGTGTCATGACGCTTCAGCGTCGCCTGAGCGGCATGGAACGCGATTTGGCAGCTATCCAGGCCAAGTTGGACGCTTTGGAGTTGGAGGCTCAGAATATTCAACAGCAGAACCTGGAAGATCCAGAGGTGATTCGCGATAGGATCGCTCAGATTCACACCATCTGGGAGCAACTGACGCAGATGCTGAAGGAGCGCGACGCCAAATTGGAGGAGGCAGGCGATCTGCACAGATTCTTGAGAGACCTCGACCACTTCCAGGCCTGGTTGACCAAGACCCAGACCGACGTGGCCAGCGAAGACACACCGACCACTTTGGCCGACGCCGAGAAGCTTCTGACACAGCATCAGAACATCAAGGAGGAGATCGACAATTACACGGGCGACTATCAGAAGATGATGGAGTACGGGGAGAGGCTGACCAGCGAGGCTGGCGACGGGGACACTCAGTACATGTTCCTGAGGGAGCGTCTGAACGCGTTGAAGATGGGCTGGGAGGAGCTGCACCAGATGTGGGTGAACAGGCAGATCCTGTTGTCGAACTCGCTGAACCTGCAGGTGTTCGATCGCGACGCTCGCCAAGCGGAGGTGTTGTTGTCCCAGCAGGAGCACATTCTCGGGAAGGACGAGACCCCGGTGAACTTCGAGCAGGCCGAGCAAATGATCAAACGACACGAGGCGTTCATGACCACGATGGACGCGAACGACGAGAAGATCAATTCGGTGGTGCAGTTCGCCACCAGGCTGGTCGACCAGGCTCATTTCGCTGCGGACAAGGTCAAGAAGAAAGCGGAGAACATCAACGAGCGCCGGCAGATCAACCGCGACAAGGCGAATCAGTACATGGAGAAGCTGAAGGATCAGCTGCAGCTGCAGATGTTCCTGCAAGACTGCGAGGAGCTCGGCGAATGGGTGCAGGAGAAACACATCACCGCGCAGGACGAGACCTACAGAAGCGCTAAAACGGTTCACAGCAAATGGACCAGGCACCAGGCGTTCGAGGCTGAGATAGCCAGCAACAAAGACCGGCTGCAACAATTGCAGCAAGCTGCCGAGGAACTGATTCAACAGAAACCCGATCTCGCCGAGATCATCAAGCCGAAGGTGGCCGAACTGGCCGACCAATTCGAGGAACTCGAAACGACCACTCACGACAAAGGCGAACGCCTGTTCGACGCCAACAGAGAGGTCCTTATACACCAGACCTGCGACGATATCGACTCCTGGATGAACGAGCTGGAGAAACAAATCGAGAGCACCGATACAGGCTCGGACCTCGCGTCGGTCAACATTCTGATGCAGAAACAGCAGATGATCGAGACGCAGATGGCCGTCAAGGCCAAACAGGTCACCGAATTGGACAAGCAAGCCGAACACCTGCAGCGCACCGTTCCCGACGATAAGATGGAGGAGATCAAGTGCAAGAAGGAGAAGGTGGCGCAGAGGTTCGCCCAGCTGAAGGCCCCTCTGATCGATCGTCAGCGTCACttggagaagaagaaggaggcgTTCCAGTTCAGACGCGACGTCGAGGACGAGAAGCTCTGGATCGCCGAGAAGATGCCGCAAGCTACCAGCAGCGAGTACGGGAACTCCTTGTTCAACGTGCACATGCTCAAGAAGAAGAACCAGTCGTTGCGTACCGAGATCGAGAACCACGAGCCCAGGATCAATCTGGTCTGCAACAACGGGCAGAAACTGATCGACGAGGGACACGAGGACAGCTCCGAGTTCCAGAGGCTGATATCCGAGCTGACCGAGAAGTGGAAGGAGCTGAAGGACGCGGTGGACGACAGGAACAAGCATTTGCTTCAGAACGAGAAGGCGCAGCAGTACTTCTTCGACGCGACCGAAGCCGAGTCGTGGATGAGCGAGCAAGAGTTGTACATGATGGTTGAAGATCGCGGCAAGGACGAGATCTCCGCTCAGAATTTGATGAAGAAGCACGAGTCCTTGGAGCACGCCGTCGAGGACTATGCGGATACTATACGCCAGCTTGGAGAGACCGCCAGGCAGCTGATCAACGACCAACATCCGCTGGCTGATCAGATTGCTGTCAAGCAATCGCAG GTTGACAAACTGTACGCTGGACTGAAGGATCTGGCCGGCGAGCGAAGAGCCAAACTGGACGAGGCCCTTCAATTGTTCATGCTGAACAGAGAAGTGGATGATCTTGAGCAATGGATCGCTGAGAGAGAATTGGTCGCGGGAAGCCACGAACTCGGCCAGGATTACGACCACGTGACCCTTCTGTGGGAACGATTCAAGGAGTTCGCTAGAGACACCGAAGCGACAGGATCTGACCGTGTGGCAGCAGTGAACGGAATCGCGGATTCGTTGATCGCCGCCGGACACTCGGACGCAGCGACCATCGCCGAATGGAAGGACGGATTGAACGAAGTCTGGCAGGACTTGCTCGAGCTGATCGAGACGCGCACGCAAATGTTGCAAGCCAGCAGAGAGCTGCACAAGTTCTTCCACGATTGCAAGGACGTGCTTGGAAGAATCTTGGAGAAACAGAACGCGATGTCCGACGAGCTTGGCCGCGACGCTGGCTCCGTGTCCGCTCTTCAACGAAAACACGCGAACTTCATGCAAGATCTATCCACTCTGCAGAGTCAGGTGACTCAAATCCAAGAAGAATCCGCCAAGCTGCAAGCAAGCTATGCCGGCGACAAAGCCGTAGAGATAACGAATCGCGAAGGAGAAGTGGTAGCCTCATGGAACAACCTGCAATCATTGTGCGAAGAGAGAAGAGCGAAACTGGAGGACACCGGCGACCTCTTCCGCTTCTTCAACATGGTCAGAACCTTGATGATATGGATGGACGACGTTGTGCGTCAGATGAACACCTCCGAGAAACCTCGAGACGTAGCCGGAGTCGAATTGCTGATGAACAATCATCAGAGCCTGAAGGCTGAAATCGATGCTAGGGAAGACAATTTGCTGGCGTGTATTAACCTTGGAAAGGATTTGTTAGCTAGAAACCATTATGCCAGTACTCAGATTAAAGAGAAGCTAGCCGCTCTCACCGATCATAGGAACGCGTTGTTGCACAGATGGGAGGAACGTTGGGAGAACTTGCAACTCA TTCTGGAAGTCTATCAGTTTGCTAGAGATGCAGcggtcgccgaggcatggctgaTCGCCCAGGAACCGTATCTGATGAGCCAGGAACTCGGA CATACAATCGACGAGGTCGAGAACTTGATTAAGAAACACGAGGCCTTTGAAAAATCGGCAGCTGCGCAGGAGGAAAGGTTTAGTGCCTTGCATCGACTCACTACG TTTGAgttgaaagaattgaagaggAGAGAACAAGaacgggaggaggaggagagacgCAAGAAAGAGGAAGCTGCGGCAGCCGAGGCAGCTCGGTTAGCTAAAGCAACGCCAGTAACTAGTCCAGATGAACCGCCCAGTGAAAG AGCCGAAGCTGAAGGTGTAACCAGTGGAGAACGTACAGCTGGTGAGGATGAATCGCACG TGGCACATCGCAAGGCTTCTACACGTACACCACAGCCTCAAGACAAGCCCAAGGAAG TGCATGCTCAGAAACCCGCACGTCTATCCATGAGAAGAGGAACATCACCACCTGCCACACCCTCGCCTACGAAACCTCCGCAAGGTGTATCGGTTCCAACAA